In Nocardioides sp. JS614, the sequence CCGAGCCCGGCCCTTGTCCGGTGCCGATCACGGAACCAACTTCTGCATAGATGAAATCTACAGTTGTAGAAAGGTACGCCGTGGCCTTCTGCACCACCCAGGCCGCATTCGGCGTGGCCTTCATCGTCTTCGGGCTGATCGCATCCGTCGTCGCCATCGCCGTGCTCGGCGAGTTCGTCGTCAGCAACCGGCGCGACCGGCTCGCGCGCCACGGGTCGGTGCGCACGCACTACCGACGCCTGGTGATCACGCACTGATCGCAGGCGGCCCCTCGGGCCGCGGTCTGGCAGCATCGACCCCGTGCGGCACACCTATCGGTGCCCCCTGCGCTGGGCCGACCTGGACCCACTGGGGCACGTGAACAACGTCGTCTACGTGGACTACCTCCAGGAGGCCCGCGTCGACATGCTGCGCACCCACGGCCCCGCCGCGAGCACCGGCGACCTGGCCGAGGGCGTCGTGGTCGTCCGCCACGAGGTGAGCTACCTCGCCCCGCTCGCCTTCGGGTTCGAGCCGGTGTCCATCGAGTCGTGGGTCACCGAGATCCGAGCGGCGGCCTTCACCCTCGCCTACGAGATCTTCCACGAGCGCGACGAGGGACGACACGTGTACGTGCGTGCCAGGACCGTGCTGACGCCGTACGTCTTCGCCAGCGAGCGTCCGCGCCGGCTCACGGCACTCGAGCGGGAGACCCTGGCGACGTTCCTGGAGCCCGACGAGCCGGGCCCGCGGGCACCACTGGCGTCGGCCCGCCCCGAGGTGGCCGCGCACGCACCGGTGCAGGTGCGGTTCTCCGACGTCGACGTCTACGGCCACGTGAACAACGTGAAGTACTTCGAGTACCTCCAGGAGGCCCGGATCCAGCTGATGGCCGACCTGTGGCAGGGCTTGGAGCCGATCTCGCTCGTCGTCGGGCAGACCGACGTCGACTACCGGGTGCCGATCCTGTTCCGGCCGGAGGCGTACCACGCCTGGTCCTGGATGTCCCGCGTCGGCCAGCGCTCGGCGACGATCGAGTCGCTGATCCTCGACGGGGAGACGGTGCTGGCGCGGGCGCGGATCGCGATCGTGTTCTTCGATCCTCGGACCGAGCGGTCGCTCGCTCCGCCCGAGCCCTACCTCGAGGCGCTGCGCTCGCTGCTGACGTCCTGAGGGCCGGGGGGGGTCGGGCGCCGCCAGCCGCAGCCGCTTCAGGCCGCGGTGCCGCGCCACCCGCACCGCCACGTGCGACAGGTCGAGCGCCCGGGCGGTGGTCTCGATGTCCAAGCCCACGACGTCGAGGCAGCCGACGACGTCGCGCTCACGCGGCGGCAGCGTCGCGAGGGCACGGACCACCCAGTCCTGCGCGGCGTACGACGACTCCGGGCCGGCAAGCGGCCCGGGCTCACCGAGCTCACCGGGGTCGGTGGCGTAGGTGCCGCGACGCCGGCTGCGGCGGCGCACGTTGCCGCCGAGGTTGCGCGC encodes:
- a CDS encoding acyl-CoA thioesterase; this translates as MRHTYRCPLRWADLDPLGHVNNVVYVDYLQEARVDMLRTHGPAASTGDLAEGVVVVRHEVSYLAPLAFGFEPVSIESWVTEIRAAAFTLAYEIFHERDEGRHVYVRARTVLTPYVFASERPRRLTALERETLATFLEPDEPGPRAPLASARPEVAAHAPVQVRFSDVDVYGHVNNVKYFEYLQEARIQLMADLWQGLEPISLVVGQTDVDYRVPILFRPEAYHAWSWMSRVGQRSATIESLILDGETVLARARIAIVFFDPRTERSLAPPEPYLEALRSLLTS